The Colias croceus chromosome 18, ilColCroc2.1 genome has a window encoding:
- the LOC123699716 gene encoding uncharacterized protein LOC123699716: MASKIVLLLVACVGAHADYRSDGGFLPSPTYQRTEDQLAEPAARIERSRDDRDNQADKSQRFGISTYGATGPYGATAPGIYGPLKIDLGGVLLGSIIGFGAVVVLPKIIHAFSYGYGGYGRSAESDLSSISDLLGQFDETLSRYNVDSASCMQRLACSYVQLANENMVTGNATDFDVMLSSVARNSLVRRLFDGTSVYDAISAGRSLDTDCEQRYSKCKLDRTTVVKIITQIVPS, translated from the exons ATGGCAAGCAAGATAGTTCTGTTGCTCGTCGCGTGCGTCGGCGCACACGCTGATTATAGAAGCGATGG AGGATTTCTCCCCAGTCCCACGTATCAACGAACTGAAGACCAGTTGGCGGAGCCAGCAGCAAGGATAGAAAGGAGTCGCGATGATCGAGATAACCAAGCGGATAAGTCGCAGAGATTCGGGATATCTACTTACGGAGCCACG GGTCCATACGGTGCTACAGCTCCCGGCATATACGGACCTCTGAAGATAGACCTCGGTGGTGTGCTATTGGGCTCCATCATCGGGTTTGGCGCTGTGGTAGTTCTACCAAAAATAATACACGCTTTCTCCTACGGCTATGGGGGTTACGGTCGCA GTGCAGAATCAGATCTCAGCTCCATATCTGACCTGTTAGGACAGTTCGACGAAACCCTGAGTCGTTACAACGTAGATTCTGCGTCCTGCATGCAGCGCCTCGCCTGCTCGTACGTTCAACTCGCTAACGAGAATATGGTCACTGGAAACGCTACTGATTTTGATGTCATGCTGTCTTCTGTGGCTAG AAACTCTCTAGTGCGCCGTTTATTCGACGGTACATCAGTCTACGATGCAATATCAGCAGGCCGGTCGTTGGACACAGACTGCGAACAACGATACTCAAAGTGTAAACTAGATAGGACCACTGTTGTTAAGATAATCACACAAATTGTACCAtcgtag
- the LOC123699851 gene encoding uncharacterized protein LOC123699851, with translation MLVKCALVLFCISSVFCDRTEEPRSAKIFSFEGTKGDFEVGLDFSLPFLKIPVKSPVDPGTPYAHHGLDFPKINVNLSSLFVGGLILFITTVISPLLSKTHGINPWDRSSRVSDNEADYNPLLDFSHEMLIKNRGCLERIACTSSQHLHDINSLRSMKLIMRNNLLSSILNTTALEEAADHGLQGSDCDKFGPCSLGAEDFIRVLNNLAGIKKRK, from the exons ATGTTAGTAAAGTGTGCTTTGGTTCTATTTTGTATTTCATCAGTATTTTGTGATAGAACTGAAGAGCCGAGAAGTgccaaaatattttcatttgaagGCACCAAAGGGGATTTTGAG gtgGGTTTGGATTTTTCACTCCCGTTTCTAAAGATACCAGTAAAATCTCCTGTGGATCCTGGAACACCGTATGCGCATCATGGCctg gatTTCCCAAAAATCAATGTGAATTTGTCTTCGCTGTTCGTCGGTGGTCTGATATTATTCATAACTACTGTTATTTCACCGCTCCTTTCCAAAACTCATGGAATCAATCCCTGGGATCGCTCTTCTAgag tTTCAGATAATGAAGCAGACTATAATCCGCTGTTAGATTTTAGCCACGAAATGTTGATAAAGAACAGAGGATGTTTGGAACGAATCGCTTGTACATCCAGCCAGCACCTACATGATATTAATAGTTTGAGATCTATGAAGCTGATAATGAG GAACAACCTGTTatcatcaatattaaacaCCACGGCATTAGAAGAAGCAGCAGACCATGGTCTACAAGGCAGTGATTGTGACAAATTTGGCCCATGTAGTTTGGGCGCGGAAGATTTTATCAGAGTTCTTAATAATCTCGCTGGCATAAAGAAAAGGAAATAG
- the LOC123699850 gene encoding uncharacterized protein LOC123699850 isoform X2, whose amino-acid sequence MGDEDDGDKKKKKKNASKYNYTFGDIHPGVTIGHKTCNPFLKPGYPVPAEMGWLWNATDVPGYKPRRGWTPGVIGKSVAKLMTFKCPRAGQDKDKSKKKKKKGKQTGADMGGGDSEPDEPLEPKPALRVQRKGDVFTIQVNPLKDLTEIADNEDPYVDCDPMVFKIIKKRSPEEQAKVEARKMVKLKRQRDAEIRKALSEAVEDICKCAYMDVYCNDMSAIDKVIDSCPAFKEPPCVCQEESLSSLSSNATWDIEYTPPFGCFDLAPRKRKNFIHVETQYIPADAGIVEQPKIKCKKSCASIKPPKRRVSRKTCCGPCP is encoded by the exons ATGGGTGACGAAGATGATGgcgataagaaaaagaaaaagaaaaatgctTCCAAGTATAACTACACATTTGGAGACATCCATCCCG GCGTAACAATTGGCCACAAGACGTGCAATCCATTTCTAAAGCCAGGATACCCAGTGCCTGCTGAAATGGGATGGTTGTGGAATGCAACGGATGTCCCAGGCTACAAG ccTCGTCGTGGATGGACCCCTGGCGTGATCGGGAAGAGCGTGGCCAAACTGATGACGTTCAAATGTCCACGAGCTGGTCAGGACAAAGACAAGAgtaagaagaagaagaagaaaggGAAGCAGACGGGAGCAGACATGGGCGGCGGGGACTCGGAGCCCGATGAGCCTCTGGAGCCGAAACCAGCGTTGCGAGTGCAGAGGAAAGGCGATGTTTTCACTATACAA GTAAATCCATTGAAAGATCTAACAGAGATTGCGGACAACGAAGACCCGTACGTAGACTGTGATCCGATGGTGttcaaaattatcaaaaaGCGAAGTCCAGAGGAACAGGCGAAGGTGGAAGCGCGCAAAATGGTTAAATTGAAGCGTCAAAGAGACGCTGAAATTCGGAAAGCATTGTCCGAGGCTGTTGAAGATATTTGTAAATGTGCATACATGGATGTGTATTGTAACGACATGAGTGCAATCGATAAAGTGATAGATAGCTGTCCTGCGTTCAAGGAGCCGCCCTGTGTGTGCCAAGAGGAGTCTTTGAGCTCTTTATCCAGCAATGCTACATGGGACATTGAATACACCCCGCCGTTTGGTTGTTTCGACTTAGCCCCGCGGAAAAGGAAGAATTTTATCCACGTGGAAACCCAGTATATACCAGCGGATGCAGGAATAGTTGAGCAACCTAAAATTAAGTGTAAGAAGTCGTGTGCCTCCATCAAGCCTCCGAAAAGAAGAGTTTCAAGGAAAACATGCTGTGGTCCCTGTCCGTAG
- the LOC123699850 gene encoding uncharacterized protein LOC123699850 isoform X1 has product MEQMYLIEIFIDKVTIYATLEDEQSGANKNLIIKIRFGPKVEFIIKEGQLALNDDKKDDVMECDENGRRKWSRTIRVGKSYLFPSYPDTVLMILSKFPLEIEIWNDDENEVEIFVGVGTMYWETEFFHMLKETAEASKLHEPLTIKQNTPLFGECYCKRVGEISFILRLSALGESIITEFQQLMTDPDAFVFRTNKAPSMFQCKRIEGDDKNFCMVGSLYETTTLEDPDVVDKAQQKIEICTELQSCGMGQKDAEYRCQHEGTEATAQKKTYPINKIRMGDITGPCGNTNCPLAHKVRTYIRNLESYKKEAEGKVDGTKVVNARKICGTCGCKDDRWHREECPEKLEKEGKQGKAVCSGCGGMAQVGETCEDRKNKMFGTGATPRGSKTQVSYVFSVTKVPGFKESVYGTDYTVQNLTTDYYLQMIGQTPAANRGGCCCSQNRQISNLNQARTVLSATEITPPENKASTRSLNNNAMVYNVELSSSKRKIPVFNCVEIAEDKDCKCNPPKPSPPCKTFDCECIQKSVNIAARKAHKPYCPQYKHKSNCPVNMMNEEEENKKADVDEDEAEPLPYGLPPIKLGPCPVMGRPCSVPDGFARMYKTAAIAPQPPSYSDAGKVCCSKEYERIKKAIKDYMKYEKEHDYRCINKFNVDTERRCCDKEQVLLSLMGKSCCGAHKLAIQEKDKEERKNA; this is encoded by the coding sequence ATGGAGCAAATGTACCTGATCGAGATATTCATAGACAAGGTGACGATATACGCGACGTTGGAAGATGAACAGAGTGGCGCAAACAAAAAcctcattataaaaataagatttggACCAAAAGTAGAGTTTATTATCAAAGAAGGTCAGTTAGCTCTCAATGACGATAAGAAAGATGATGTTATGGAATGCGATGAAAACGGTCGAAGAAAATGGTCCCGTACAATTAGAGTTGGTAAATCATACCTCTTCCCATCATATCCAGATACTGTCCTTATGATACTAAGCAAGTTTCCACTCGAAATAGAAATATGGAACGACGACGAGAACGAAGTAGAAATATTTGTCGGTGTTGGCACTATGTATTGGGAGACAGAGTTTTTCCATATGCTAAAAGAAACTGCAGAGGCTTCGAAGCTACACGAACCACTGACAATCAAGCAGAACACACCCCTATTTGGGGAATGTTATTGTAAACGCGTTGGAGAAATTTCTTTCATACTACGACTGAGTGCTTTAGGAGAGAGCATCATAACAGAGTTCCAGCAACTGATGACAGATCCGGATGCGTTTGTTTTTAGGACAAACAAAGCTCCAAGTATGTTTCAATGTAAGAGAATCGAAGGTGATGACAAAAACTTTTGTATGGTTGGCAGCTTGTACGAAACTACAACATTGGAAGATCCAGATGTGGTAGATAAAGCACAACAAAAGATTGAAATTTGTACCGAATTACAAAGCTGTGGAATGGGACAAAAAGACGCTGAATATAGGTGTCAACATGAAGGAACGGAAGCAACAGCTCAAAAGAAGACATAtcctattaataaaataagaatggGTGATATTACCGGGCCATGCGGCAATACAAATTGTCCTTTAGCACACAAAGTGAGAACTTACATCAGAAATTTGGAAAGTTATAAGAAAGAAGCAGAGGGTAAAGTAGATGGAACGAAAGTTGTCAATGCAAGAAAAATCTGTGGCACCTGTGGTTGTAAAGACGATAGGTGGCATAGAGAGGAATGTCCTGAGAAATTAGAAAAAGAAGGTAAGCAGGGTAAAGCCGTATGCTCCGGTTGTGGAGGGATGGCACAAGTAGGAGAAACGTGCGAAGATAGAAAGAATAAAATGTTTGGAACAGGAGCTACTCCAAGAGGGTCAAAGACACAAGTATCTTATGTTTTTAGCGTAACAAAAGTTCCTGGTTTTAAGGAGTCTGTTTATGGCACAGATTACACGGTACAAAATTTAACCACCGactattatttacaaatgatAGGTCAGACTCCTGCTGCCAATAGAGGTGGATGCTGTTGTAGCCAAAACCGACAAATATCAAATCTCAATCAAGCTAGGACTGTGTTAAGCGCCACTGAAATAACACCGCCCGAAAATAAAGCTTCCACACGGAGCTTGAATAATAATGCCATGGTGTATAACGTGGAACTGAGTTCATCGAAAAGAAAAATTCCAGTTTTTAATTGTGTCGAAATAGCAGAGGATAAAGATTGTAAATGTAACCCTCCTAAACCATCGCCACCTTGCAAGACATTTGACTGTGAGTGTATACAAAAATCAGTTAACATAGCAGCAAGAAAAGCACACAAACCGTACTGTCCACAATATAAGCACAAGAGTAATTGTCCCGTGAATATGATGAATGAGGAAGAAGAAAATAAGAAAGCAGATGTCGATGAAGACGAAGCTGAGCCACTGCCGTATGGTCTCCCGCCTATCAAACTGGGTCCCTGTCCTGTAATGGGTAGGCCTTGTTCTGTGCCCGACGGATTCGCCAGAATGTACAAAACCGCAGCCATAGCTCCCCAACCGCCCAGCTATAGCGACGCTGGGAAAGTTTGTTGTTCTAAAGAGTACGAGCGAATCAAAAAGGCGATAAAAGACTACATGAAGTACGAAAAAGAACACGACTATAGATgcataaacaaatttaatgtGGACACTGAAAGACGATGTTGCGACAAAGAGCAAGTGCTACTGTCCCTCATGGGGAAGAGTTGCTGCGGTGCTCACAAACTAGCCATCCAGGAAAAGGATAAAGAGGAACGAAAGAACGCATAG